Part of the Planctomycetota bacterium genome, CGCTGCTGGACACGATTGAAATCAAGGGCGTCAAGCTGCGCAGCGCCACTTCACCGGAGCCTCGCGGCCCGTGAGCGATCCCCTCTTCAACATCGTGCTGATCCATCCGCAGATTCCCAACAACACCGGGAATGTGGGCCGCACCGCCGCGGTCACCGGGTGCCGGCTGCACATCGTGCGGCCGATCGCCTTCGACATGGACGAGCAGGCGGTGCGCCGCGCCGGCCTGGACTACTGGCACCTGGTGGATTGCCGCGAGCACGAGAGTTGGGAGGCCTTTCTCCGCAGCGAACGCCCGCAGCGGGTCTGGCTCTATTCGTCGCACGCGACCCTGCCGCACTGGAAGGCCCCGATGCGGCGCGGGGACTTCCTGCTCTTTGGAAACGAGACCGCCGGCACCCCGCCGGAGATCCACCAGTGGGTCGACCGCGACTTCGGGGCCGACCACCGGATCCGGTTTCCGCTTCGCGACCATCCCGATTGCCGAAGCCTGAATCTGGCCACGGCAGTGGCCTGCGGGGTGTACGAGGGCATCCGGCAGCTTTCCACCTCAGGGGATTGCATTCCTCTTTGAATTCCGGGGAACCATTACGATATGGGCATCGGATGCATCCCTGACCCCACGGCCCTGGGTCGTCCCATGGCCATGTTTGCCGACCCCCATTCGCTTTCCTCCACGGACCCATTCATGCACAACTCCCCACAACAGCGTCGCGGCTTCACCCTGATTGAAATCCTGGTGGTGGTCGGAATCATCGCCCTGCTGGTGGGCATTCTGCTTCCGGCACTGAGCAAGGTGCAGGAGCGGGCCAAGGTGACCCAGACCACGGGCTTGATGCAGGAATTTGCCAAGGCCTGCGACGCCTTCCAGCAGGAGTTCGGCCGCTATCCGGGTTTGGTGCCCGAGGAGATCCTCGCCAATGATCCGCAGATCTCCGGCACGGAGAACGCCATCCTGGAGTTGATGGGCGGCGGCGTTCGCAAGAACGACGTGGACTCGGCCTCTTACACCAACACGACCATCGGCTACGGCGCCCCGGGCTGGATCGAGCTGACCTTCAAGACCGGCAACGCGGCCCCCAACGACAAGTTCTATGTGAAGATCAATCCCGGAAAGATCGGCGAAGGCCCCAAGATCAACAACAAGCAGTACCCGCCCTTCTTCGCGCCCAAGGCCAGCGAACTTCGCCCGGCCGCGGGACAGATGTACAGCAGCTCGGGCACACGCACCGCGGGGGAACTCCCCGCCCTGGCCGCCGCCGGCGGCATGCCGGACCTGGTGGACTCCTGGGGCAATCCGATCATCTTCCTCCGCGCCGCCCGCAACGTCGGACCGCTGGCCGGCAGCAACAGCGAGCGCGCCCAGTTCCTGGTGATGGACGACACCGGAAAGTTGTACGGCGCGATGGATCCCTACCTGGGCTCGGCGGGTCTTGGCGAGCTCAGCCTGCCCCAGACCAAGGCGGACGCGGCGGGCTCCGAAATTTACAGCTTGTTTGAGGATGGAACGACGCCG contains:
- a CDS encoding tRNA (cytidine(34)-2'-O)-methyltransferase produces the protein MSDPLFNIVLIHPQIPNNTGNVGRTAAVTGCRLHIVRPIAFDMDEQAVRRAGLDYWHLVDCREHESWEAFLRSERPQRVWLYSSHATLPHWKAPMRRGDFLLFGNETAGTPPEIHQWVDRDFGADHRIRFPLRDHPDCRSLNLATAVACGVYEGIRQLSTSGDCIPL